From one Erythrobacter sp. HKB08 genomic stretch:
- a CDS encoding LytTR family DNA-binding domain-containing protein: MTIRTIIVDDEKLAIQGLQLRLEPFEDVEVIDTCANGREAIRKIKTLKPDLVFLDIQMPGFDGFSVVKGIMEIEPPLIVFVTAFQEHAIRAFEANAVNYLMKPVDEDKLADTIERVRQRIAEKKSAEEAEKLMNVLTEVAPDAAEEFSEGDGESSERYEKLINVKDRGQIFRVETDSIEHIEAAGDYMCIYTGDNSLILRETMKDLERRLDPRKFQRVHRSTIVNLDQVRQVKPHTNGECFLVLDSGAEVKVSRSYRDVVARFVH, encoded by the coding sequence GTTCGAGGACGTGGAGGTGATCGACACCTGCGCCAACGGGCGCGAGGCGATCCGCAAGATCAAGACGCTCAAGCCCGACCTCGTCTTCCTCGACATCCAGATGCCCGGCTTCGACGGGTTTTCGGTGGTGAAGGGCATCATGGAGATCGAGCCGCCGCTGATCGTCTTCGTCACCGCCTTCCAGGAACACGCGATCCGCGCGTTCGAGGCCAATGCGGTGAACTACCTCATGAAGCCGGTCGACGAGGACAAGCTCGCCGACACGATCGAGCGCGTGCGCCAGCGTATCGCGGAGAAGAAGTCCGCCGAGGAAGCCGAGAAGCTGATGAACGTGCTGACCGAAGTCGCGCCCGATGCGGCGGAGGAATTCTCCGAAGGCGACGGCGAAAGCAGCGAACGCTACGAGAAGCTCATCAACGTCAAGGATCGCGGCCAGATCTTTCGCGTCGAAACCGACTCGATCGAACATATCGAGGCGGCGGGCGACTACATGTGTATCTACACCGGCGACAATTCGCTGATCCTGCGCGAGACGATGAAGGATCTCGAACGCCGCCTCGACCCGCGCAAGTTCCAGCGCGTCCACCGTTCGACCATCGTGAACCTCGACCAGGTCCGGCAGGTGAAGCCGCACACCAATGGCGAATGCTTCCTCGTGCTGGATTCCGGTGCCGAGGTAAAGGTGAGCAGGTCCTACCGCGACGTGGTCGCGCGTTTCGTGCATTGA
- the nadC gene encoding carboxylating nicotinate-nucleotide diphosphorylase, with product MTFTLNGFDLEAFVRDTLAEDLGEGLPGGGKDVTSESVIPADARFSGVMDSRDPIVVAGLPVAEAFFRALDPGMTIELLVEEGESVAPGTDLMRLEGNARAMLTAERSALNTVQHLSGIATMVREYVLAMDNPDCTLLDTRKTIPGLRPLEKYAVRMGGGSNHRMGLWDAAMIKDNHVLVAGSVGEAVRRAVDAGVKDIICEVDRLDQIEPALEAGATRLLLDNMDPPTLREAVAIVAARVPTEASGGINLDTIEAKAATGVDYVSVGRLTQSAPAADIGLDFTPL from the coding sequence ATGACTTTTACTCTCAATGGTTTCGACCTCGAGGCTTTCGTTCGCGACACGCTGGCCGAGGATCTGGGCGAGGGGCTGCCCGGTGGCGGCAAAGACGTTACTTCCGAAAGCGTGATACCCGCCGATGCGCGGTTTTCCGGCGTCATGGACAGCCGCGACCCGATCGTCGTCGCGGGACTTCCGGTGGCCGAGGCGTTCTTCCGCGCGCTCGATCCGGGCATGACCATCGAACTGCTGGTCGAGGAGGGCGAATCCGTAGCGCCGGGCACCGACCTGATGCGGCTCGAGGGCAATGCGCGCGCGATGCTCACCGCCGAACGCAGCGCGCTCAACACCGTCCAGCACCTCTCCGGCATCGCGACCATGGTGCGCGAATATGTCCTTGCGATGGACAATCCCGACTGTACGCTGCTCGACACGCGCAAGACCATTCCCGGCCTGCGCCCTCTCGAGAAATACGCCGTGCGCATGGGCGGGGGCAGCAACCACCGCATGGGGCTGTGGGATGCCGCGATGATCAAGGACAACCACGTGCTCGTCGCCGGATCGGTCGGCGAAGCGGTGCGCCGCGCGGTCGATGCGGGAGTGAAGGACATCATCTGCGAAGTCGACCGGCTCGACCAGATCGAACCTGCGCTCGAGGCCGGGGCGACCCGCCTGCTGCTCGACAATATGGACCCGCCCACCCTGCGCGAGGCCGTCGCCATCGTCGCTGCGCGCGTGCCGACCGAGGCGAGCGGCGGAATCAATCTCGACACGATCGAGGCGAAAGCGGCGACCGGGGTCGATTACGTTTCCGTCGGCAGGCTCACCCAGAGCGCGCCCGCGGCCGACATCGGACTGGATTTCACGCCGCTATGA
- a CDS encoding ribonuclease T codes for MIERAVRSGGALLFFLLAFALPATANAQAYQCRMPASIAVPQVRPDAPARQLPVTGYTLAISWSPEFCKGREGQARHRTQCSGRNGRFGFVVHGLWPESRGSWPQWCPTAGRLTPAETRRNMCMSPSAALLARQWAKHGSCMTRRPDTYFKVTRILWDSLRFPEMERLSREDELTAGRLRERFVAANKGWRADAVGLKLNRRGWLHEIRLCYDKRFRPTRCDAARYGAKDGAQLKIWRGL; via the coding sequence ATGATCGAGCGCGCGGTACGGAGCGGCGGCGCGCTCCTGTTCTTCCTTCTCGCCTTCGCCCTTCCGGCTACCGCAAATGCGCAGGCCTACCAGTGCCGCATGCCTGCGAGCATTGCCGTCCCGCAAGTGCGGCCCGATGCTCCTGCGCGCCAGCTTCCGGTCACCGGCTACACGCTCGCGATCAGCTGGAGCCCGGAGTTCTGCAAGGGCCGCGAAGGACAGGCGCGTCACCGCACGCAATGTTCGGGAAGGAACGGTCGCTTCGGCTTCGTCGTGCACGGGTTGTGGCCGGAAAGCCGGGGCAGCTGGCCGCAGTGGTGCCCGACCGCCGGCCGCCTGACCCCTGCCGAAACGCGGCGCAACATGTGCATGAGCCCGTCCGCCGCGCTGCTCGCGCGCCAGTGGGCGAAGCACGGCAGCTGCATGACGCGCCGCCCGGACACCTATTTCAAGGTCACGCGCATCCTGTGGGACTCGCTGCGCTTTCCGGAGATGGAGCGCCTCTCGCGCGAGGACGAGCTCACCGCCGGCCGCCTGCGCGAACGTTTCGTCGCAGCGAACAAGGGCTGGCGCGCCGATGCGGTCGGCCTCAAGCTCAACCGGCGCGGCTGGCTGCACGAAATCCGCCTGTGCTACGACAAGCGCTTCCGCCCGACCCGCTGCGACGCGGCGCGCTACGGCGCGAAGGACGGCGCGCAGCTGAAGATCTGGCGCGGGCTGTAA
- a CDS encoding STAS/SEC14 domain-containing protein: MIEIERLSGSAHRMVVIAQFDQSDAEKLVAFARERLDAGGCGNLLIDVTSVSDFTFSAVAIEMAHVPTLVKFIYSLGRIAVISDDAWVRTGARLESALLPGVAYAVYDDDEADAARAWVLGESEGAHAGAVSEIEIGKPGILAFELAGRLDREESERAIALVRKRLDETGSSRFMLVIRNWHGFDLDRLASREVFSGKLEVARKLERYAIVGAPKWVGKYAEFTGLFVDGEIKAFDLDQQDDAIAWLES; the protein is encoded by the coding sequence ATGATCGAAATCGAGCGCCTGTCCGGCAGCGCCCACCGCATGGTGGTGATCGCCCAGTTCGACCAGTCCGATGCCGAGAAGCTGGTCGCATTCGCACGCGAGCGCCTCGACGCGGGCGGCTGCGGCAATTTGCTCATCGACGTGACATCGGTGAGCGACTTCACCTTCTCCGCCGTCGCCATCGAAATGGCGCATGTGCCGACGCTGGTGAAGTTCATCTACTCGCTCGGCAGGATTGCCGTCATCTCCGACGATGCATGGGTCCGCACCGGCGCGCGCCTCGAAAGCGCATTGCTGCCCGGCGTGGCTTACGCAGTCTACGACGACGACGAGGCCGATGCCGCGCGCGCATGGGTGCTTGGCGAGAGCGAAGGCGCGCATGCAGGGGCAGTCAGCGAGATCGAAATCGGCAAGCCCGGTATCCTCGCCTTCGAACTGGCGGGCCGGCTCGACCGCGAGGAATCCGAACGCGCCATCGCGCTGGTGCGCAAGCGGCTCGACGAAACCGGATCGTCGCGCTTCATGCTGGTCATCCGCAACTGGCACGGCTTCGACCTCGACCGCTTGGCGAGCCGCGAGGTGTTTTCCGGCAAGCTCGAGGTCGCGCGCAAGCTCGAACGCTATGCGATCGTCGGCGCGCCGAAATGGGTCGGCAAATATGCCGAGTTCACCGGGCTGTTCGTCGACGGCGAGATCAAGGCGTTCGACCTCGACCAGCAGGACGATGCGATCGCCTGGCTCGAAAGCTGA
- the tadA gene encoding tRNA adenosine(34) deaminase TadA, with protein sequence MTRWPLPDPMQQALALAQEAAEAGEVPIGAVVVRDGEVIGRGRNHPRESHDPTAHAEIAAIREAASALGNERLEGCELWVTLEPCAMCAGAISHARIAKLYYAAPDPKGGAVDHGARVFEHPQCLHRPEVYSGMGEEQAAEMLRGFFRERR encoded by the coding sequence ATGACCCGCTGGCCGCTTCCCGATCCCATGCAACAGGCGCTCGCCCTCGCGCAAGAGGCTGCCGAGGCCGGCGAGGTGCCGATCGGGGCCGTCGTGGTGCGCGATGGCGAGGTCATCGGGCGCGGCCGCAACCATCCGCGCGAATCGCACGACCCGACCGCCCATGCCGAGATCGCGGCGATCCGCGAGGCGGCGAGCGCACTTGGCAACGAGCGGCTCGAAGGGTGCGAATTGTGGGTCACGCTGGAGCCTTGCGCCATGTGTGCCGGAGCGATCTCCCACGCGCGCATTGCAAAGCTCTACTACGCCGCACCCGACCCCAAGGGCGGCGCGGTCGACCACGGCGCGCGCGTGTTCGAACATCCGCAATGCCTGCACCGGCCGGAAGTCTATTCGGGCATGGGGGAAGAACAGGCAGCGGAGATGCTGCGCGGGTTCTTCAGGGAAAGACGCTAG
- the rpmB gene encoding 50S ribosomal protein L28 has protein sequence MSRICELTGKGRQVGNNVSHANNKTKRVFLPNLQNVTLLSEKLDRSFKFRVSTQGLRSVEHNGGLDNWLLKTKDEKLSSRALKVKRELKKAVKDAA, from the coding sequence ATGTCGCGCATTTGCGAACTGACCGGCAAGGGCCGCCAGGTGGGCAACAATGTCAGCCACGCCAACAACAAGACCAAGCGTGTCTTCCTGCCGAACCTGCAGAACGTCACCCTGCTGAGCGAAAAGCTCGACCGCAGCTTCAAGTTCCGCGTGTCGACCCAGGGCCTGCGCTCGGTCGAGCACAACGGCGGTCTCGACAACTGGCTGCTCAAGACCAAGGACGAGAAGCTGAGCTCGCGCGCCCTCAAGGTGAAGCGCGAACTCAAGAAGGCCGTCAAGGACGCTGCATGA
- a CDS encoding esterase-like activity of phytase family protein codes for MAMRRVILTLLLALALAPGTFLRSASRPFDERSILGARELDVARPKLGEITVEAVWELTTPNSHFGSYSALVALDDGSLLAASDAGRYLRFDPSDAAIAPRFGRTGGDSTTRKGLVDVEAMTRDPDSDTIWLAYEGTNTIERRTSALELEAQVRPERMQAFGANSGAEAMTRLPDGRFVVLSEGPRNLFGSVHTGLVFDGDPTEGAKAQRFAIELADGFRPVDMATLPDGRVLILARKLVWGIPPGFRSRLLIADPRGLEEDAQWSGELLADFGDALPQDNYEGLAVVPQEDGSFVLWMISDDNNATLQRTLLAKLRWVPKPDGSQAKQKARSRATRP; via the coding sequence ATGGCAATGCGCCGCGTAATTCTCACCCTCCTGCTGGCACTGGCGCTCGCGCCGGGCACATTCCTGCGCAGTGCATCCAGGCCATTCGACGAGCGGTCGATCCTAGGTGCTCGGGAACTCGATGTCGCGCGCCCGAAGCTGGGTGAAATCACGGTCGAGGCGGTGTGGGAGCTGACCACCCCCAACAGCCACTTCGGCAGCTATTCCGCACTTGTCGCGCTCGATGACGGCAGCCTGCTCGCTGCGAGCGATGCGGGTCGTTACCTGCGCTTCGATCCATCCGACGCAGCCATTGCACCGCGCTTCGGGAGGACCGGCGGCGATTCGACCACGCGCAAGGGGTTGGTCGACGTGGAAGCGATGACGCGCGATCCGGACAGCGACACGATCTGGCTCGCCTATGAAGGCACCAACACGATCGAGCGCCGCACGAGCGCGCTTGAGCTGGAGGCGCAGGTGCGCCCCGAACGCATGCAGGCCTTCGGGGCCAATTCGGGGGCCGAAGCGATGACGCGCCTGCCGGACGGACGCTTCGTCGTGCTGTCGGAAGGGCCGCGCAATCTGTTCGGCTCGGTCCATACGGGACTGGTGTTCGACGGCGACCCGACGGAAGGCGCCAAGGCACAGCGGTTCGCTATCGAACTGGCCGATGGCTTCCGCCCGGTCGATATGGCGACGCTGCCTGACGGGCGCGTGCTGATCCTTGCGAGGAAGCTCGTATGGGGCATCCCGCCCGGTTTCCGCAGCCGCCTCCTCATCGCCGATCCGCGCGGTCTCGAAGAAGATGCGCAATGGAGCGGCGAGTTGCTCGCCGACTTCGGCGATGCGCTGCCGCAGGACAATTACGAGGGGCTGGCTGTCGTGCCGCAGGAGGACGGCAGCTTCGTCCTCTGGATGATCTCGGACGACAACAATGCGACGCTGCAGCGTACGCTCCTGGCGAAACTGCGCTGGGTGCCCAAGCCAGATGGATCGCAGGCAAAGCAAAAGGCGCGCAGCAGAGCCACGCGCCCTTGA
- a CDS encoding M23 family metallopeptidase — protein sequence MISISPFRLAGLAGALGLTLVACTAAAGGEADDDTAGTTLAAADAVADDDDIAMPVEPQFQFDGQITQGGWLRGSAPRGTVSVTIDGEPLMLDGNRRFFAAFDRDAGSAKTLVATLADGRTITREIPVSERAWNIERVNVARRSGGPSASFMERRRPELEKINAARSVNADSQGWTQDFIWPVKGRISGRFGSQRIYRGEPGSYHSGIDIATGGSGTPFVAPADGVVVLATEQPFSLEGYLLIIDHGNGLNSAFLHCSKIAVKEGERVEQGQYIGNIGSSGRATGPHLHWGIKWRDARLDPLLFAGPMN from the coding sequence ATGATTTCCATCTCGCCATTCCGTCTTGCCGGTCTTGCCGGTGCGCTCGGCCTGACCCTGGTCGCCTGCACTGCTGCGGCGGGCGGCGAGGCGGACGACGATACGGCTGGCACCACGCTCGCAGCCGCCGATGCGGTGGCGGACGATGACGACATCGCCATGCCGGTCGAGCCGCAATTCCAGTTCGACGGCCAGATCACGCAAGGTGGCTGGCTGCGCGGCTCCGCACCGCGCGGGACCGTATCGGTGACGATCGACGGCGAGCCGCTGATGCTCGACGGCAATCGCCGCTTCTTCGCGGCTTTCGACCGCGACGCCGGTTCGGCCAAGACGCTGGTCGCAACTCTCGCCGACGGCCGCACGATCACCCGCGAGATTCCGGTCTCGGAGCGCGCGTGGAATATCGAGCGGGTCAATGTCGCGCGCCGCAGCGGCGGTCCGAGCGCGTCCTTCATGGAGCGCCGCCGACCCGAACTCGAAAAGATCAATGCCGCGCGCAGCGTGAATGCCGACAGCCAGGGCTGGACGCAGGATTTCATCTGGCCGGTGAAGGGGCGTATTTCGGGCCGCTTCGGCTCCCAGCGGATCTATCGCGGCGAGCCGGGCAGCTACCATTCCGGCATCGACATCGCGACCGGCGGCAGCGGCACGCCTTTCGTCGCCCCGGCCGACGGGGTTGTCGTGCTGGCGACCGAGCAGCCTTTCAGCCTCGAAGGCTATTTGCTCATCATCGACCACGGCAACGGCCTCAACAGCGCCTTCCTGCATTGCTCGAAGATCGCGGTGAAGGAGGGCGAGCGGGTCGAGCAGGGCCAGTATATCGGCAATATCGGCTCGTCCGGCCGCGCGACCGGCCCGCACCTGCATTGGGGCATCAAGTGGCGCGACGCGCGGCTCGATCCCCTGCTGTTCGCCGGGCCGATGAACTGA
- a CDS encoding DUF2093 domain-containing protein, which produces MLMSSRNEEAKLAYGPNGFRVLKPGQHVTCAVTGEIVPLEELRYWSVEHQEPYASAAVATRRLSGRE; this is translated from the coding sequence ATGTTGATGTCATCCCGAAACGAAGAAGCGAAGCTCGCCTACGGGCCGAACGGCTTCCGTGTGCTCAAGCCCGGCCAGCACGTCACCTGTGCGGTGACGGGCGAGATCGTCCCGCTCGAGGAGCTCCGCTACTGGAGCGTCGAGCATCAGGAGCCCTACGCCAGCGCCGCTGTCGCTACGCGCCGCCTGTCGGGCCGCGAATGA
- the xseA gene encoding exodeoxyribonuclease VII large subunit — protein sequence MVSPDPSDGNGGLVAREKQGDNAAPLTITEISTLLKRTVEDRFGFVRLRGELSGVKRAASGHLYLALKDEKAVIDGVMWRGNAGRLPFNPEDGLEVVASGKLTTYPGRSKYQIVIDRMEVAGEGALLALLEKTRARLAAEGLFAPERKRALPFLPRTIGVVTSPTGSVIRDILHRLADRFPSHVIVWPVLVQGQGAAEQVAAALRGFGAIEPGGPVARPDLLIVARGGGSIEDLWSFNEEIVVRAIAESPIPVISAVGHETDTTLADYAADRRAPTPTAAAEMAVPVRAELSATLDDFALRKKRAILRPVSLGRERLAARAERLPTPETLLQPQAQKLDDLAERLRRGLNDSAARGRERLGALRLSPAMLNQRLARAGDRLSALRLRPELLQDRATRAAERLAALARLHASLDPKAPLARGFVLVKDKAGELIRSAKVAGSAESFEVEFADGSISAAPLGSAAHAKAGHSAPAQARPANTARKRKQSGTSPAQDDLFD from the coding sequence ATGGTTTCTCCCGATCCCAGTGACGGCAATGGCGGGCTGGTAGCGCGCGAGAAGCAGGGCGACAACGCCGCGCCGCTCACGATCACCGAGATTTCGACCCTGCTCAAGCGCACGGTGGAGGATCGCTTCGGCTTCGTGCGCCTGCGCGGCGAGCTTTCGGGCGTGAAGCGCGCAGCATCGGGCCACCTCTATCTCGCCCTCAAGGACGAGAAGGCGGTGATCGACGGGGTGATGTGGCGCGGCAATGCCGGGCGGCTGCCGTTCAACCCGGAAGACGGGCTGGAGGTGGTCGCGAGCGGCAAGCTGACGACCTATCCCGGTCGCTCGAAATACCAGATCGTGATCGACCGGATGGAAGTCGCGGGCGAGGGTGCCTTGCTCGCCCTTCTGGAAAAGACCCGCGCCCGGCTGGCGGCGGAAGGCCTGTTCGCGCCCGAGCGCAAGCGGGCGCTGCCGTTCCTGCCGCGCACCATCGGTGTCGTGACGTCGCCGACCGGCTCGGTCATCCGCGACATCCTCCACCGCCTTGCCGACCGTTTCCCGAGCCATGTCATCGTCTGGCCCGTGCTGGTGCAGGGACAGGGCGCCGCCGAACAGGTTGCAGCTGCCCTGCGCGGCTTCGGCGCGATCGAACCGGGCGGCCCGGTCGCTCGGCCCGACCTGCTGATCGTCGCACGCGGCGGCGGCTCGATCGAGGATTTGTGGAGCTTCAACGAGGAGATCGTGGTCCGCGCCATTGCGGAATCGCCGATCCCCGTGATCTCCGCAGTCGGGCACGAAACCGACACGACGCTGGCCGACTATGCTGCCGACCGCCGGGCCCCGACCCCCACCGCCGCGGCGGAAATGGCGGTGCCGGTGCGGGCGGAACTCTCCGCAACGCTCGACGACTTCGCCCTGCGCAAGAAGCGCGCGATCCTGCGCCCGGTCTCGCTCGGGCGCGAACGGCTGGCTGCGCGCGCCGAGCGACTGCCGACGCCCGAAACACTGCTCCAGCCGCAGGCCCAGAAGCTCGACGATCTGGCCGAGCGCCTGCGCCGCGGGTTGAACGATTCCGCTGCGAGGGGGCGCGAGCGACTTGGGGCACTGCGCCTTTCGCCCGCCATGCTCAACCAGCGGCTCGCACGCGCAGGCGATCGCCTGTCCGCGCTGCGCCTGCGGCCCGAACTGCTGCAGGACCGCGCGACGCGGGCAGCCGAGCGGCTTGCCGCGCTGGCTCGGCTGCATGCCTCACTCGATCCGAAAGCACCGCTGGCGCGCGGCTTCGTGCTGGTGAAGGACAAGGCGGGCGAACTCATCCGAAGCGCCAAGGTCGCGGGCAGTGCGGAAAGCTTCGAGGTGGAATTCGCCGACGGTTCGATTTCTGCAGCCCCGCTCGGTTCCGCCGCTCATGCAAAAGCGGGTCATTCAGCCCCTGCTCAAGCACGACCTGCCAACACAGCCAGGAAACGCAAGCAATCCGGAACCTCGCCCGCGCAGGACGACTTGTTCGATTGA
- the purD gene encoding phosphoribosylamine--glycine ligase, producing MNILLLGSGGREHALAWKLAQSRLLAGDEDRLYAAPGNPGIADHAQCIDLDTADHGAVIAFCEGERIGLVVIGPEAPLVDGLADSLREAGIAVFGPSKAAAQLEGSKGFTKDLCERAGIPTAGYVRTTSLDEAVRALDTFAAPYVLKADGLAAGKGVVIAATREEAEAALADMFGGQFGEAGAEVVIEEFMEGEEASFFALTDGATILPFGTAQDHKRVGDGDVGPNTGGMGAYSPAPVLDATLCGEVLERIVVPTVKTMADEGMPYSGVLYAGLMLTEEGPKLIEYNCRFGDPECQVLMMRLESDLGELMLACANNALGAQPPVKRSRQTALTVVMAANGYPGTPEKGGAIDLGEAEAGGAKVFHAGTKREGEQLVASGGRVLNVTAMGDNVTAAQKAAYEAVDAIDFPTAFCRRDIGWREIEREAKG from the coding sequence ATGAATATCCTTCTGCTCGGATCGGGTGGGCGCGAACATGCGCTGGCCTGGAAGCTGGCGCAATCCCGCCTGCTCGCTGGAGACGAGGATAGGTTGTACGCCGCGCCGGGCAACCCCGGTATCGCCGATCATGCCCAGTGCATCGATCTCGATACGGCGGACCACGGCGCGGTCATCGCCTTTTGCGAGGGCGAGCGTATCGGCCTCGTGGTGATTGGCCCGGAAGCGCCGCTGGTCGACGGGCTCGCCGATTCGCTGCGCGAGGCCGGGATCGCCGTGTTCGGGCCTTCGAAAGCCGCCGCCCAGCTCGAAGGCAGCAAGGGCTTCACCAAGGACCTGTGCGAGCGCGCCGGCATACCGACTGCCGGCTATGTCCGCACGACCTCGCTCGACGAGGCGGTCCGCGCGCTCGACACTTTTGCCGCTCCCTATGTCCTCAAGGCCGACGGCCTCGCGGCGGGCAAGGGCGTGGTGATCGCCGCGACCCGCGAGGAAGCCGAAGCCGCGCTCGCCGACATGTTCGGCGGCCAGTTCGGCGAGGCTGGCGCGGAAGTCGTGATCGAGGAATTCATGGAGGGCGAGGAAGCGAGCTTCTTCGCGCTGACCGATGGCGCGACGATCCTGCCCTTCGGCACCGCGCAGGACCACAAGCGTGTCGGCGACGGGGACGTCGGCCCGAACACCGGCGGCATGGGCGCCTACAGCCCGGCCCCCGTGCTCGATGCGACGCTGTGCGGCGAAGTGCTCGAACGCATCGTCGTGCCCACGGTCAAGACCATGGCTGACGAAGGCATGCCCTATTCGGGCGTGCTCTACGCGGGCCTCATGCTGACCGAGGAGGGGCCCAAGCTGATCGAATACAATTGCCGTTTCGGCGACCCGGAATGCCAGGTGCTGATGATGCGGCTGGAAAGCGACCTCGGCGAACTGATGCTCGCCTGCGCCAACAATGCGCTCGGTGCGCAGCCGCCGGTCAAGCGCTCGCGCCAGACCGCGTTGACCGTCGTCATGGCAGCGAACGGCTATCCCGGAACGCCTGAAAAGGGCGGCGCAATCGATCTCGGCGAGGCCGAAGCTGGCGGCGCGAAAGTCTTCCATGCAGGGACCAAGCGCGAGGGCGAGCAGCTTGTTGCGAGCGGCGGCCGTGTGCTCAACGTGACCGCGATGGGCGACAATGTCACCGCTGCACAAAAGGCAGCCTACGAAGCGGTCGATGCGATCGACTTCCCGACCGCTTTCTGCCGCCGCGACATCGGCTGGCGCGAGATCGAGCGCGAGGCGAAAGGCTAG
- a CDS encoding cytochrome c: MRSILIAAPAFLLAACQSYGSASEPNSASEAEIVKEGPSWEIEDIAFAQAACGGCHAVEDPGLSPNPESPTFAEIARRRGVTQATLATYLRDAHNYPEAMDFELTQQQADALAAYMMTLR, translated from the coding sequence ATGCGTTCCATCCTGATTGCTGCCCCTGCCTTCCTTCTCGCCGCATGCCAGTCTTACGGTTCGGCCAGTGAACCGAACTCGGCAAGCGAGGCTGAAATCGTGAAGGAAGGGCCGAGCTGGGAGATCGAGGATATCGCCTTCGCGCAGGCCGCGTGCGGCGGGTGCCATGCGGTCGAGGACCCAGGCCTGTCGCCCAATCCGGAATCGCCGACTTTCGCCGAAATCGCGCGCCGCCGCGGTGTAACGCAGGCGACGCTGGCGACTTACCTGCGCGATGCGCACAATTATCCCGAGGCGATGGACTTCGAGCTGACCCAGCAGCAGGCAGACGCACTCGCCGCCTATATGATGACGCTACGCTGA
- a CDS encoding S41 family peptidase, which produces MRFIALSLTCLVTSLAAPLSAAPSEEAAAYFDHAAKLLKERHYKTETVDWSQLEPRARGLIEDAETTGDTYLAIRLLIDELGEKHSFLITPQVLEQDRRENGPDAPEPKAPPLPEGRMAHEGVGYVSIPQLNMLRGGQELASQYSLALQQALSRLDSEATCGWVVDLRGNTGGNMWPMLWGLDPLLGEGAFGYFVTKTGLVPWTRTEEGIMGAREVDPAIGPAFRLANEDAPVAVLLDRRTISAGEMVALALIGREGVRSFGQPSGGFSTANMTFPLSDGARLVVTVANAADRLERVADGPIVPDIETPAADAEQAAINWLSANCSSA; this is translated from the coding sequence ATGCGTTTCATTGCCCTGTCGCTCACATGCCTGGTCACCTCGCTTGCCGCGCCGCTCAGCGCCGCGCCGAGCGAAGAGGCGGCAGCCTATTTCGACCATGCCGCAAAGCTCCTGAAGGAGCGGCACTACAAGACCGAGACGGTCGACTGGTCGCAGCTCGAACCGCGCGCTCGCGGGCTGATCGAAGACGCCGAGACGACCGGTGACACCTATCTCGCGATCCGCCTGCTGATCGACGAATTGGGCGAGAAGCACAGCTTCCTTATCACCCCGCAGGTGCTCGAACAGGATCGCCGCGAGAACGGTCCCGACGCTCCCGAACCCAAGGCCCCGCCGCTGCCCGAAGGGCGCATGGCGCATGAGGGCGTGGGCTATGTCAGCATTCCGCAGCTCAACATGCTGCGCGGCGGGCAGGAGCTGGCATCGCAATATTCCCTCGCGCTGCAACAGGCGCTCTCCCGGCTCGATAGCGAAGCCACATGCGGCTGGGTCGTGGACCTGCGCGGCAATACCGGCGGCAATATGTGGCCGATGCTGTGGGGGCTCGACCCGCTGCTCGGCGAAGGCGCCTTCGGCTATTTCGTGACCAAGACCGGGCTGGTGCCCTGGACCCGGACCGAGGAAGGCATCATGGGCGCGCGCGAGGTTGATCCCGCGATTGGCCCCGCTTTCAGGCTAGCCAACGAAGATGCGCCGGTCGCAGTGCTGCTCGACCGCAGGACTATCAGTGCTGGCGAGATGGTCGCGCTGGCGCTGATCGGGCGCGAAGGCGTGCGGAGCTTCGGCCAGCCTTCGGGCGGGTTCAGCACCGCCAACATGACCTTCCCGCTGAGCGACGGAGCGCGGCTGGTGGTGACCGTGGCCAATGCCGCCGACCGGCTCGAGCGCGTGGCCGACGGACCGATCGTGCCGGATATCGAAACGCCCGCGGCCGATGCCGAGCAGGCGGCTATCAACTGGCTGAGCGCGAACTGCTCCTCAGCGTAG